The sequence GAGGTGCTGTTTGGAGTTGGTAATCATGTGAAACAAGGGACTCAACATAGATAGGCTTTTCAAGATCCACAAGATTTGGAGAGGGAGCAAGAGACTGTGATGAGGTTCCTGTGTTGTGAAATGCTGTAGAAAGAATCTGATGGTCCACAAACTGAGGAGAAGAGTAGTTCTGTATCTGAGGCTGCTGCTGGTTGGTTTGtggttgttgctgctgctgacTATGCAGTAGCTGGTTGAGATGATGAAATTGCTTCTCATGAAACATACAAGACTGAGGTAGACTGATATTAGAGTGTTGATTATGACCACTTGGGGATTGTTGGTGCTGCATTGGTCTCTGAGTCAAGGTCTGTCGATTCTTGGTGAACCTCAATACCTGTTCCTCATACAGACTAAACTTATCTCTGTGACTCTCTGATATATTGTCCCTATGTACATTTAAGAACATAACAACTAGTTCCAACATTGATTTGCCTACCCTTAGCTTTTCAATAGGCTCATTTTGCGTATTTTGTTGAGGAAGAGAATCAACCTGGAAATTAAcacattttcttattaatatttcttttgaaaaaaaaaatatatcatattgaAACAGTTATGTTATGTCTGAAGTACCTCCCCCAATTTTTCAGATACTTTTTGGAGCAGTGTACTCAGAACAGGCAAATACTTTTCCTTGAGGGCCTTTATCTGCAGATAATAATAGGTTTCATAGGATGAATGAATCATAGTTTCTAATGTTAATACGTTAAGAAACAATGCAGATACCTTTTGATAGGTCTCCTCCTGCCAGTCCCCACCACTTGCATTTACTGTAGAATATTGAGATGTTACAAAACAATATTGGAACTTAGGACATAATGAAAAATTGTATTCATTGATGGAATGGAATAGAATGAAACATACTATATGGATTTTCCGTAGGGGCTCTCTGTAATTGATATGGCTGATTCTGTTGGTTTGCTACGTTTTGGGTTTGGTGCAAAGAGACTGCTTCATGAAGCCTTTGTGTATCATCCAAATGTTGCTGTAAGATTCTATTCTGAGGCTGTTGGTATTGTTGTAGCATCATTGGCTGAGATTGTCCCAAACCTTGGCCTTGAGTACCCAACAAACTTGACTCATACACATTAAAGTTACCAGACTGACCGCCAGGCATGTATGTCTGCTGTTGTGACGCCAAGGATGAAGAAGCATTATTACTATGAGAATAAAGGTGTTGTTGCAGGTACATAGTATGGGGGTTACTACTCTGTTGTCCCATTTCTTGAAAGCTAACAATGTTGTTCTGCTGGGAAGGCGATACTGTAAAAGCTCCTCGTTGCTCCCAGTTGTTTTGCTGTGATGTTAGATGATTCTGCTGCGTGTCTTGACCATTCATCAGTTGACTGATGAGTTGCTCGTATTCTTGTTGTTTCTGTTCTTGAGACTGCACATACATATGTCTTGGTAAGTATTGAGAGTTTTGTTGGCCTGATGATGTTAGACTAGAGTGAACAGAAGTCTGAGGAAAGGACTGCTGAATGGTAGACAATGATGTGTGATGAGGCAAATGCTGATGAATAGGTTGTTTTAACAGACTTTGCTGGTGCTGGTGCTGCTGCATGTAAGGAGGTTGTAAGTGATGGGTGTTCTCTTTTAGAAGCTGTTGATTCACTTGACTTTGAAACATGTCGTTACAACTCTGTAGCTGCTGTTGAGGCTGAGTACAAAACTGTTTTCTTCCCTGAATCTGTCTTTGAGAATTGCTGAGGAGATGTGAATGAACTCCTTCACCCATTTGAATGTTTTGGCTCTGAGCCGCGGAGACGGTTATAGGGACCTGATTTGAGAAGCCAGAAGACTGATGAATGTTGTTTTGAGGAAACCATTGTTGGCTTGTTGGAGTCTGTGTATATGACAACGAGGTGGGAAGTGATGGCCCTTGATTCAGAGCTTGAGCTGCTGTACAGATAAAGGCATCAAAAGAAAACCTGGTAAGCTAGAGTTGTAAGTAACATTTCAGTAACTTGCATGTTCTGAAACAGTTCTATATTCTAGACACAAGATGTGAGTTCTGTTCCATCATGATTTGTTTCTGATATTAGACCCACCAATAGAGAAGTTCTAGTCCAATGCAgcaatgttaaaaaatcatagtGGAACCAAAACAACTATTAAGTTCTTATTACCTGGATCTTGAGTAGTATTAGGTTCATTGACTAAAGAACCAGACTGCACACTTTTGAATCTTTGGTCGAAAACCATTATCTTTTCACTGATTTTCCGCAGATAATCACTCTGAAacataggaaaaaaaaagatcaacaaGTGTCTTCACAAGGGCTGAGGTAATATATAGAAACCATTTGTATATTGGTACCTTATCTGTGGCCATGCCATAGATCTTACCCTCAAATTTACAAGCAGTATTGTTGATATCATTTTGGCTATGTTTAGGAAAACATATCTTCAACTTTTCCACTCTGCACACacatgaaaacaaagagaatataTCATAATGGAGGTGCAAAGAATATgctaaaacttttttaaaaaagcatGAAAGGTTGATGTTAGGTTTTACAAGGCCAATAATGAATTATAATAAGTGTTTACTGGTGTAATGTAGGAATCGTTATTATGTGCAAGCTTACAAGTTCACAACTAAAGCATGAACTCTTTTACAAGAACCTTTCTCACTTTTATGAATAGAATCAAatgatcatttatttttttggtaaactagAATCAAATGATCATATAGTGATACATTTGTGTATTTGTTTATTATGTGGATAGAAGTCTTACATTGCGATAATAACCCTTTTTCGTAGATCAAACTCATGCGTTGATCTCCAATCATTAGCGTTATTGGCAAGCGAGTCTCTGCCTTGTTCGTTAGGCTTCCAGTTAGAGTATCCCTCCATTAAGTCTAGCCAGCGACAAGAATGATGATCAGAGATATCGCTTAACTAGACAAACACATAGAATCCCAATTATCAACAGATTCATATTGCAGTTTCtaatactaaaatttaataataataatagtaatagtaataatagtaataataatacttAATCTTCACAATGCCAAAAGAATGATCATGCAGATTGGTGCTAAGTAGAGCATTAACTTAAAGAGAAACCATGCCTCATAGACCCAAAATCATGACCTTAATGCAACAATTTTCGAATTAGCATTACAACTTGCAAGTGTGTTTTTGTAAGACTAGAGAACTAAACGAAAATCTAAACATAAATTGCTTTGATCATATTAACACACACAAACAGGCCAAAAAGAAAATCACATGCAAATATGATCAACTTAAGAAAATCAAAGTGTACAAGAATGATATTTCAGAACCCACAAAAAAGCTCTGTTTCAGCCTTTCAGGCTTTAAACACTCTCGAGATCAGAAAAgtaaatagattttaaaagtttaaatgCAAAAGACAAAACCCATGTTTGGTTCcacaaaacagaaacaagatTATCGAGCAAACTAGAAAAAGGAGGAGAAGAAACCCACGAGACCGTCGAGATCGATAACTTGTGGAAGAAGAGAGCAAGAACATATCAAACTGAGATAGAATCACAGgaattttagagagagagagagataagagaaGAAGGGAACAAACCTAAGGTCAGACGTAAAAGAGCGGAGAGATTGAAGAACAGAGACTATTACACGTAGGAGGGATGTgacttacatatatatagtatctGCTTTCCTCCCTTATTTTAtagtcaatttaaaaaaaaatttcattccATATATTAGAATATTGGGAATCCATCACTATATTCAAATATTGGGAATACATGCAAAGTAAGACACATATGAAAAGTACTCGGCCTTGTTTAGTAACAAATCTCTGTATATTTTCTCTCATTTGACTTCAAAATTGGATTTGGAACAACTAAAGCAAGAAACTATCATCTACCATTTTTGGAAAAGTAGTTATGATAGTTTCAACTCGATATTACGGCAGTTTAATTAGAATGAACATAGTTATTTTGCAAGCAAACGCATATCATGatgactaaaataaataattaactatGTTAATGCCTTACGGTATTTATATTTGGTGAATTTGACAATAATTTTCaccaattaaatatttaatataattggtGAAAGATTCACCAATGAAGATGACTTTACATATGGAACAAATGGTTGTTATAATATGTTGGAGGGTATTTGTGCTTAGGCTTACAATctaattatatgaaaaaatgttGGTCTCTCTCCTGGTgatgccatgtcatcaattGGGTAAAGGAGAGAGTGACACGTGTTCTCAGTTTTCGGTTTGATTATTTTGTTCTGTGTATTGTTAATGGGCTTCGATCTaattgtttggttttatttggGCTGCAACATCTTCTATTTATTTGTGGGCTACGAGACACAATATTTgttctgttaaaaaaaaaggtaaaatgtCGTCTTCTTCAATCGATTTCTTAAAATCCCTTAGGTTAAACTCTTATGGAGGTTCTAGGAGGTTTTCTGTATCAAATCTCTCTGTTGGTTTCCTTCAGGGGCGTCCTTGAGCCGAGCGTAGTGAAACCTAGGCCTAGGGCCcccattttgtttaattatatttgaAGCATTATTGTACATAAGATATAGTATTTCatacctgaaaatccaaaaagataataataaaaactcatAACTGTTATTGGACTCACTATTTAGTTAATAattagtcttttcttttgttcctACCTCTTGTGTGACTtaaattttttctatttcttcaaATTTATCATTCATTATGAGGGCCcccattttattttttgcttatgGCCTCCGCTAGTTAAGGACCGCCCCTGGTTTCCTTCATGTCGTTCCGTCTCCGATTCAACGCCTATGATATGTTACATGATTAAGTGGCTCATCGCCATTTACTGCCATCTTTACTCCTTGGACCCACACCATCTCATTCAATACTTCGTAACTCTCTCCAAGTCGGTGAAACTTTACCTATAAAAGGGCAGTCTTTGTTCCATAATCATCATCCTCACCCATCCTACAACAATCGAAACTTGGTTCTTAACGTCAAACGCGGTGGCGGGCTCATCGGTGTGGATATGCTCCTCCTCGACTCCAAGGTGATTCCGttctaaaaaaatcatgttcgtTGTAGTGTTTGAACACGCGACGGCATTTACGATCATAGTTATCAAAAATATGTTCTCAGAGCAAACTGTTCTTTCGTTCGTATTTTTCCAAATCCGGTTGTTttcaatcaatattttttttatttttgggaaATGGTTTCGAATCCGGATGttgattaagttttttttttttataattttttgccCAGTTCTTAAAACTCATGCCCATTGTAGTCTTTGAATTTGAACACACGGCGGCGTTAGGCTcatatatatccaaaaaatgTTTGCGAAATTCAATTTTTCCTTTTTCGGAGATGGTTTTGAATCCAGTTGttgcttatgttttttttttcattttcaggcGACACTCATGCCAGGAAGTTCACCACCTCACCACCTACAGACGGCACTTAAAGGCGGGTTCTATGTTCTCTTTGAGCGGCTTTGATGTGTCACTAGGTGTAATCAAAATTTTACTCTGTCGGACTCTCCTCtattgatatggttgagtgaaTCAACCAGTTTTGATTAGTTAACCGAACCGGTTTCCCCAATTCCAGAAGAACACTTAAGGTTTCGAAATCAAAATCACCTGCTTGGCCTAGCCAACACAAATACCCAGCTTCTAGGTAATCCACTTACTAGCAGTTTCTCACAGACTCACCATTGCAACCTTTAAGatcttaaaatgttaaatccTTTTCAGGAATAATCGCTGAGCTcacatctataaaaaaaataaatgttgagCATTCCTTACACTATTTTTTCTCCTCACAGTGATGTTTCTGGGACGTTGAGTATGTTTGACTCAGATGCTGTATCATTCCATAGCCACCTGGACGGCTAGCATAAGTCCCACAATAGTAAGAGGTACTCTGTCACATATTCTCTGTATTGTTTAACTAAGATCGACCCTAATGCTTCTTGGAACACTTACAACACTATTGATTTGCAGGCGTCTGTTCCTGAATGCCACATCTGGGAGACAACTTTATTTTGACACGGAGACTAATGCAGAGGAAACCTATTTTACAAGTAAGTATTTGGTAGTTCTTTCACTTTTACGTCCAGATTTGGTTTGTTCTATGACTTATCCACTACATGCTCTGACGGGTTACTGTCCATCATTACAGGCTGGTCTCTCAAGACACTGGGAACACATCATCAGCTTCACTGCTGAGGGGTTAATCCAAGGTTGAGCCTGTGACCATAGCTGAACTAAACGAGTTTATCCTCACTCCCAGCCTCAGGTTGTACAATAATCTTTAGTATGATTGTATTTTGCATGTGATTCTGTTAATGTAAAATGTAGAGGTTGAATTTGTCTGCCCGATGAAGGTCACTggatttaatatatatggatAAAGGCTGGTGCTATGTCTCTTGCTCCAGATGTACAAAGAAGCTTTAGCGGACGATCTCATCTTTTACTTGGCAACCTGCAGTAACACCAATGCAGTTGGTTTGCTTCGATATGTTGGACCCTAAAATGAGGTCCCATAGACACATCAGCAACTAATatacattttaaacattttattttatgtatcgTGTGGAACAACTATTGCTGATGAGATTGCTGAAAGTCTATTTGTTGATTTCAATGGGAAAATGCATATCTTGGTACGTGCCTACCGTAACACATATCATTATCCACCATTATCctcaaattattgatttattcaTTTGAAGTTCATTGATTGGACACATAGGCTGGAGAGGGAGAAAATCCAGAGGACACACAGCTACCCCTTTTATTGCACAAATAGTTGGCAAGACTTGCACCTTCCAGGTCAGAGTAAGCAGCTACAATTTCGCTGCCAATCACCAAACCTTCACTATATTACGCATCTTGAACGAACGTGACCGTCTGCCACTCTCTGAGTTCGTTGcccatatattttttaaattatattccaTTCTGGTCCTTTTGTAGTATGGAAATAATGAAGAGTGATGGTCTTAACAGGATGGCAACGATGATCATGGCGATGATATGCCTGGAAATATCTCAGTGCTTACTAAGGTGGACACTGATGGTGACGCCCGTGAGGAAGCACCAACTATAGGAATTACTTCAACTGGTGTCCACACCAATAAGCCTCCCGCAACAGCAACTTCCAAGGTTGTCAAGAAGGCACGGGTCGCATAGGCGAAGATCATGAAGTCTCTCTACCCACTATTTTCTGTTTGAATAATGTTTCggcatcaatttttaaaatatgtagcATCTGGTAAagtttctttaaaataaataatttcttaaccATCTTATGAATTTCGTTTGACTTCAACATTTATACGAGTGATTTAAGTTTATGCAAACCTATGAATGTTTTCCTTTTCCCTCAGATCAAACTTTTAAGCAATGAAGAAACAAAGATGCGAGATtaataaataccaaaaaacttaaaccactttgaattttttttgtacttCGAATATGTTTATGAGATTGATCTAGCAAACTTTACTTTAATATTTAACTAGATTTGAACCCGCAcgtacgtatatatatatatatatatataaatatataaaataatatttaaactataaaataagttataaagatatatatttaatatcagttttaagtatataatattattttgaaagttttatatttg is a genomic window of Brassica napus cultivar Da-Ae chromosome A2, Da-Ae, whole genome shotgun sequence containing:
- the LOC106400455 gene encoding probable mediator of RNA polymerase II transcription subunit 15c isoform X1; translated protein: MEGYSNWKPNEQGRDSLANNANDWRSTHEFDLRKRVIIAIVEKLKICFPKHSQNDINNTACKFEGKIYGMATDKSDYLRKISEKIMVFDQRFKSVQSGSLVNEPNTTQDPAAQALNQGPSLPTSLSYTQTPTSQQWFPQNNIHQSSGFSNQVPITVSAAQSQNIQMGEGVHSHLLSNSQRQIQGRKQFCTQPQQQLQSCNDMFQSQVNQQLLKENTHHLQPPYMQQHQHQQSLLKQPIHQHLPHHTSLSTIQQSFPQTSVHSSLTSSGQQNSQYLPRHMYVQSQEQKQQEYEQLISQLMNGQDTQQNHLTSQQNNWEQRGAFTVSPSQQNNIVSFQEMGQQSSNPHTMYLQQHLYSHSNNASSSLASQQQTYMPGGQSGNFNVYESSLLGTQGQGLGQSQPMMLQQYQQPQNRILQQHLDDTQRLHEAVSLHQTQNVANQQNQPYQLQRAPTENPYINASGGDWQEETYQKVSALFLNVLTLETMIHSSYETYYYLQIKALKEKYLPVLSTLLQKVSEKLGEVDSLPQQNTQNEPIEKLRVGKSMLELVVMFLNVHRDNISESHRDKFSLYEEQVLRFTKNRQTLTQRPMQHQQSPSGHNQHSNISLPQSCMFHEKQFHHLNQLLHSQQQQQPQTNQQQPQIQNYSSPQFVDHQILSTAFHNTGTSSQSLAPSPNLVDLEKPIYVESLVSHDYQLQTAPQEQPIDRLIEAVHSVTTTPPLDIISQTGSYKRLSSLESEADSTASSGSKAQKIEPACTLLQEIKDINGSLVETVVNICNEEVYPSEVTPGTIVTCSYSPVALSDTFEAHYKSGHISQIQPLRLLVPVNYPSSPILLLEKLSYDSSLHKYDDLSARTRSRFGLSMKEFSEPMSLKEIAQAWDVCARETMAEYAEQHGGCTFSSNYGHWDPV
- the LOC106400455 gene encoding probable mediator of RNA polymerase II transcription subunit 15c isoform X2, coding for MEGYSNWKPNEQGRDSLANNANDWRSTHEFDLRKRVIIAIVEKLKICFPKHSQNDINNTACKFEGKIYGMATDKSDYLRKISEKIMVFDQRFKSVQSGSLVNEPNTTQDPAAQALNQGPSLPTSLSYTQTPTSQQWFPQNNIHQSSGFSNQVPITVSAAQSQNIQMGEGVHSHLLSNSQRQIQGRKQFCTQPQQQLQSCNDMFQSQVNQQLLKENTHHLQPPYMQQHQHQQSLLKQPIHQHLPHHTSLSTIQQSFPQTSVHSSLTSSGQQNSQYLPRHMYVQSQEQKQQEYEQLISQLMNGQDTQQNHLTSQQNNWEQRGAFTVSPSQQNNIVSFQEMGQQSSNPHTMYLQQHLYSHSNNASSSLASQQQTYMPGGQSGNFNVYESSLLGTQGQGLGQSQPMMLQQYQQPQNRILQQHLDDTQRLHEAVSLHQTQNVANQQNQPYQLQRAPTENPYINASGGDWQEETYQKIKALKEKYLPVLSTLLQKVSEKLGEVDSLPQQNTQNEPIEKLRVGKSMLELVVMFLNVHRDNISESHRDKFSLYEEQVLRFTKNRQTLTQRPMQHQQSPSGHNQHSNISLPQSCMFHEKQFHHLNQLLHSQQQQQPQTNQQQPQIQNYSSPQFVDHQILSTAFHNTGTSSQSLAPSPNLVDLEKPIYVESLVSHDYQLQTAPQEQPIDRLIEAVHSVTTTPPLDIISQTGSYKRLSSLESEADSTASSGSKAQKIEPACTLLQEIKDINGSLVETVVNICNEEVYPSEVTPGTIVTCSYSPVALSDTFEAHYKSGHISQIQPLRLLVPVNYPSSPILLLEKLSYDSSLHKYDDLSARTRSRFGLSMKEFSEPMSLKEIAQAWDVCARETMAEYAEQHGGCTFSSNYGHWDPV